GATATTTTGTGGAACTTTAATAAGAGATATTTACATTATAAATGTGAAATTAAGAGATTCCAAATTTATACTACTTTTTATGAATTAGGGTTACAGCAAATAATAATGGTCTCGATTTAACAAAATACTATAGTAGTTCATTCAAgaaatatgtaatttaatttttaaatataatgtgAATATGAATTTTCCCAGCACTTATAAATACCTCAAAAAATGTAAATTAACATTTCAATTTTGAATATAAACATGATTTTGGCTGGCACTTAAATGCCTGGAAAAATTTCTTATCTATAACGGAGATAAAAGTGTCGAGAAAAGTTTTATCAGCAAATGTTCACACTTTACCAACACCTAAGGTCAGCCCGCCGGAAAATTTTTGCCTCTTCTGCATAGGCAACGGTCAACCGATAGTTCATGACTGCTAGTAAATTCAATACCGGTGGTTATTTTGTCTTTTATCAACGCTCATCAATGTTggtaaaaatgatattttttgtAGTTCCCCCACGCTAGCGAGTGATGATTGCCTTTTCGAAAGAGCCAGCCACGATGTCTTGCTATTTGGGAGAtagaaatatattattattttaaataagtatataattaatttgaatagttagatgaagtctgataaatattaatttacattatatattaaataagcaTTTTCATTATAATATAAACCATTCAAATTTATAAATAGAAATATCATACCAACAATTAAGTACATATAAAGTAAAAATCAAACGACAAAATTCATTATAAGGTTTATCTCCTTATGTAAATTTCATGAACCAATTATTCCAAAAAGAATAGAAACTTAACCAATTCACAGTGATTTGACATGACAAGGTTCAACACTTGAGAATTTAACTATGCTCAACACTTGGTATCTTGATGATAGCAACCTCAAATGtaagcaattcatatttaatgtTTCATTCGTTTTtttcttattcaatttctatgaaCAATTGTTTTAAATATCGAAGCATgactttaaaataaaaaccacTAAGTTTAGTTCAAGTGAAACTTAATTATagagtaaatatatatatatatatatatatgtcaattgAGCCATCAACCAATCAAACAATTAAATTGGTGTCAATTAGGCGAACTTCTTAGATAAGCTAAATGGCATATCCTGCTTTAACAATATTCTTAAAAAAAGCAACAGTAAGATTTTCAATGCAGTTCTTGATTTACACTTAGTAGCAAGTAACAAACCATCAAAACTCATAGCCACCTCCACAACCCCATACTTGGTGAATAATAGAGTTAGATATCTCCTCAAACTTAATTTCTTTGTGAGATATATGAATGAGCTAAAACTAAAATGTTGGTTTATATGTTTTCTTATGCCAGTGAAATTGTTAATGTGCAACTGTAAGACTCGAAGCTCAGCAAAGTGGCCAAACCCTGATGGAATTTCTGTATTGAAGCTGTTGTCACCAAAGTTGAAGAATTTCAACCACCGCAAATTTGTTAACGCAATGGGTAAAGAGCCTTGGAAACTATTTTAATGAATGTGGAGCCAAGCAAGGAAAGATAGATTTTTCAATTGAGATAAAATGGTGCCTGTGAGATCCATGCTTGACAAATTCAAAGCAGTGAATGGGGTAATCTTTTTGCTATGGCCTGCTGGAAACTTTTGACAAATAGAAATGCCAGTGTTTTCAGTAGTGGCATCTTGGGAACTATGGTATTAAGGAATGAGTGCCTTCCATGGTGTCTCGCGTATTATGGAGGTAAAGTTAAAGCAGATTCCAACAGCGCTAACCACGAGAGACGATGGATTCAAGGGTTCTTAAAAAACATAGGATTCAAGCGGAGGCATGGGCATTGATTGAGGGGCTTTATAAAAAGTGATGAAGTAGAGTCGGATAATTTGGCACTTTTTCTGGAGGGCTTTGTCCAATATTTGGGAAGACGTAGTGGATGGTGTCTATTGGGCACTAGGAAATGGGAGAACAGTGAGTTTCTCCGAAACTCAAACAACTTTTTCTGTGAATGGGGTAATCTTTTTGCTATGGCCTGCTGGAAACTTTTGACAAATAGAAATGCCATTGTTTTCAGTAGTGGCATTGTGGGAACTATGGTATTAAGGAATGAGTTCTTTTCATGGTTTCCGCATATTATGGAGGTAAAGTTAAAGCAGAATTCCTACAGAAATCGAAAATTTAACTATGCTTAACACTTGGTATCTCCATGATAACAACCTCAAAGGTAAGCAATTCATGGTTATTGTTTTATTCGTTTTTTTCTTATTCAATTTCAATGAACAATTGTCTTAAATATTTAAGCATGACTTTAAAACAATAAGCACTAAGTTTAGTTCTAGCAAAGTGAAACTAAATCATAGAGtaaatacatatattttatttatgtaaTTGAGCCATCAACAAATTGGTGTCAATTAGGCCAACTTCACAAAGAAGCTAAATGGCATATCCTGCTTTAATAATATTCTTAAAAAAAGCAACAGTAAGATTTTCAATGCAACTCTTGATTTACACTTTGTAGCAAGTAACAGACACTCAAAACTCATAGTCAGCTCCACAACCCCATACCTTTACGGATTCCTTTGTTGAATTGAACTCTGTTTTActtcccaaaaacacaatgcTCACAACTTCAACTTGCACATGTCTTATCCATTAAAAAGTCcttttttgctcaattctgccatgttGTTCTCACTCATATTCCCTAGATGCATATGCTAAAGTCTAGTAACATCATCATCTAATAAGAAAGAGGAGGAAGCAACAATTATATCAACAATAACAGTAGAACCTTGTAACACATATAACTTGAGAGACTTTTTTTGTCCTTTCATCATAATGAGGGAACCCTTCCTGATCTTTAGAACCCCACTTACAGCTATGTACCTCTGCCCTTTTTGAATtaagagtactcaatgaaattaaatttttcttcaattctGATATATGCCACACTCCACTAAGAGTTCTAACGACTCCCTCaaaaatgatttaattattatttaaaaattttctattattatgatatttgaattgataaattaatatattttaattatattataatatttaaataaaaatattattttatattaattactgCAATTATAGATATAATAtctgaaaaattaattaaatattaaataaggaGATATGATTATTTCCAACACTTTAACCACAAACCGTTCAACACTTCACTTGATTAATTTAGAgctaattatattaattaattattattttgaatattgatAAAGTAAAACTTGAATATGTCAAATTTCCAATAGAATTCCCAACACTTCACTAAATAATAATTGTAGGCTCCACACCTACAACCCCGAATTTCCACACCTACTTCCTTTCATAGCTATTATTATACTGATAGATTCATTTGGGAAACTACAACAGAAATTTCTTACGAAGTTCTCTGTTTTTCCCTTATATACTTATTGCTTCTACTTTGTTTCTGAGGTATTGAGCCATCTGTTTTCTGATTTTGAACATTACATCCACATATATTTTTCTTCTCATACATCCTCATGTCGTCATTACTTTCGACTTCCTCATCCATTTCTAGAAAGAAATACGATGTTTTCCTGAGTTTTAGAGGTGAAGATACCCGCAAGAACTTTACGGATCATCTCTACAATGCTCTAAATAGAAATGGGATCGTCACTTTTAGAGATGATCCAAAGTTGAAGGCTGGTGAAGAGATTGCACCAGAACTCTTCAAAGCAATTCAGCAATCATGGTGCTCGGTAATCGTTTTTCCAGAGACCTATGCCTTTTCAGGTTGGTGCTTGGAGGAGCTTGCGGAGATTGTTAAACAAAAAAATGACAAGGGTCATAAAGTATTTCCAATTTTCTACCATGTGGATCCCTTTGATTTAAGAAAGCAAAAAGGAAAAGTTGAAGAAGCTTTCGCCAAACACGAAGAAAGATACAAAGAAAATAAAGACAAGATCCAAAAGTGGCGAAATGCTTTGACTGAAGTGGCTAACATCAAGGGATGGCATTTGCATAATAggtatttctttcttttcttctctatttCCTAGTTTTAAtgactaatttttttttcttagatTGCATGTTATTTTTTTATACCTTTGTGCTTTATTAAGAATTCTCATATTTCAGCTGACATAAATCCGTCTTAAATGTTATGGTAAGATTTGAAGATGTCAACCTAAATCATCTGAAAACCCTGAGTACATTTGTTTTACAAAACGTCATTAGCTTTCGTTGCATAAAAATCCAATTTCTTTGTAAGCCTACCTTTTTTATCTGATTATTAAAAACATTGTTTATATATAAGTCCAAAAATGATCAAAGACCctttaaattttacaaaacacgtaaatctcaaattttaagtTAGAAGAAACCAAAATATTATAACCGAGCTTTTGTCGCACCGATCTGCCTAAATCTGAAGGTTACCTGAAAGTGACAGTCAAACAGAGAGTGAGTTTttaaaactcaatgtgtaacatcacatacaaaaatcatttagacatatatatatatatatatatatatatatatatatatatcagaaaCAAAGGTTATCGGAACATAACATATGTAAATTtataatcctacccccatccgctacacactatcTCCTACCATCCAACACACCATATACGGTATCACatacccatccatccctacacaccatttAGTGTCAATATGTTACTTTTCAAATTATTTATAGCTGAGCTGCTAATTTATTAGACAATTTATTGTCGTTTACAGAAATATATGTGGCTATGCCATCAAATACGGTAGAAATATATCTACTCACATTTCCTCCATATACACAATCCTTCCCCAAATGCACAAACATAAAGTAATAACAGATGCCGAAAATGTATATGTTGTACATGCTTAATATTAGACTCAAGTCATGCTTACAgtatatcatatcatacataGCGTATTGCATATTTTACTTATCACATATCATTTCAAACATGGGTACATACATCTAATTTTACACTAACAGATGGTCAGAATACgtgttttgtagcttaatttaAAAGATATCGACCCTACAAAAGGTCTATGTTCGATCCAAACAATGTTTAGAGTCTTaggtaaaaattcaaaattttgggcATACACGGTCTGGCATATGGTCTCACACATGATCGTTTGGGCCATACGGGCCCAAACTGTGGCCCAAACGGCCGAGATCATGTGGCTGAATAGTTCGCGTCAACAATGCAATTTTTGGGCTTTCAATGTTAGCTCTTTTTCGGGGTTTTCGTTATACACTTGATTTTTTCGGAGATGGTTCTGAAAACGAGTAATCCTTCACCTAAATCGACAATTAATACAACCAATTTCACTAATCATTTGTGAAATCTAACTAAGAATTGACCACAACGAAGCTTATACAATCCTCCAAAAACACATCCACACACTTAACGTTAAACTAACAGCTACTAAGCGAATCCTAAGTCACTGGAGGAACACCAGACACGTCTTGAACTTCTCCTAAAACATAGCGGATTAATTAGATAACACAAAGAAATACAAATTTCGCAccatgccaacaaagttttgaaattcCCAAATGTCCAAAgaataatttcacaaaaagaaCACAGTAAAAGACGATAGAACCTTACCGCTAGGGATTGGGGCCAACCAAATAGAAACTATACCATAAAGAAGTTACAATAGAACCGAAACAAgaaggaaaagaagccaaacagaaaaattgaaaaaggaaaaaaaaaactgaagaaagaagagagaagagaaCAATAACGTGAAGCAAAGTTGAGGCAAACCTGGGAAAtttgggaaaagaaaaaaaataaaagaataaatatgAGAACAAAACCCTCTCAAATCTAATCCAACAACCTGCTAACTTAGaatatttttttaagagtttaaaacCCAATCCAACACCACCAACCTGAACAGCTAACCAAGGactaacaaaaataatttaattcccCAAAAACATGACTTGAACCTAATACCTCACAAACACAACTAacatacttaaccactaaaatatgTACTGattaatgataaaatttaataaatcagAAGTTTAAGATTTTGGAGCGTTACATCAGCTAACGAGCAAGTAGTGTATTTTGATGCTACAATAGATCTTGTTGTCTTATTCTTGTTTTTGTTTTCTTCCAActatattatatttcatgattcaCTGAACTAAAAATGAAAAAGTGCATTTGAAAGATAGCATTGAAATTTAATTTCTTTGTAGGCATGAATCAGAGTTTATTGGAGATGTTCTTAAGAAGATATCAGCGAAATTATGTCAGACATATCCGATTGTTCATGATGAGTTGGTTGGAATTGGTTTACGTTTGGAGAAATTGTATTCGAAAATAAATATTGGGGAAGATGATGTCCGCATTATAGGAATTTGTGAAATGGGTGGCATTGGTAAAACAACTCTTGCAAGGATTGTTTACACTCAAATGTCACCTCATTTTGAAGGTACAAGTTTTCTTGCTGATATTCGAGAAGTTGCAAACAAATGTGGACTTGTTTCTTTACAGAAACAACTCCTTTCTCAAATCTTCCCAGATGAATGCTTCAAATTTTTCGATGTGCATGAAGGGAATACCGTAATTAGCCACAGGTTGTCTAGCAAGAAGGTTCTTGTTGTTCTTGATGATGTTGATAACTTACAACACTTGAAATGCTTTGTTGGAAGGCGTGATTGGTTTGGTTTAGGGAGTAGGATCATTGTAACAACAAGAGATGAAAATTTGCTCCGATCTTATCGAATCGATGATGTATATAAGCCTACAACATTGGATCCTAATGATGCACTTAGGCTTTTCAAGTTGAATGCTTTTGATAGTGATACAATGCCGAAATATGATTTCATTGAGCTTTCTAAACATGTTGTACATTATGCTGATGGTCTCCCCTTAGctcttgaagttttgggtttattTTTGTATGGTAGAGATATAATTCAATGGAGAAGTACAATCGAAAGACTTAAACAAGATTCTAACAAAGAAATTCTTGACACACTAAGAATTAGCTTTGATGGATTGGAAGAAAGGGAGAAGAATATATTTCTAGATATAGCATGCTTTTTCAATGGGGAGGAGAAAGATATGGTAATGAAAGTATTGGATGGTTGTGAGTTTTTTCCAGATATTGGAATCGATGTTCTCATTAAAAAATCTCTCATAAAAGTCAGTGATGACAATAAATATTTGCGGATGCATGCCTTGTTGcaagaaatgggaagaaaaattGTTGAAGAAAAATGTGTTGATGAACCTGGAAAACGTTGTAGATTGTGGAAGGAAAGGGATGTTCATCATGTCCTAACAAAAAACACGGTAaatcattcaaaaaaaattatatacaaaattttctttttatcaaTATATGATGTAAATCCAAAGCTTAGTCTAATTAGTTTACATATATATCCTTAAGTGACGTCGAGTAGCTTTAAGATAATTTTCATTTGCTAAATACAAATATTAATAAGGATTTGTATTATAAGTGTCTAATTTTATTGACTTCCTCTTAGACTTGTTCATGGGTTGAGCTACTTGGCCAGGTCCAAAGGCCCACTCAGGATTTGGGAGTGTTCGGGTAAAAAAtattaggcccgaaaaatgggcttaagaaaaaaattaaggCCGTTTAAAATATGGGTTGGGTTCGAGCTTGAACATTCAAGGCTCGAGCCTAACctgtttttaagtttataatactttatattgtgttatttttatatattaagtaATTTAGAATACATTAAAAACAAACTTATGTTAGATATATAATATTACActtatataaacattaaaataatattaagatgactttataaaaaatttcaataaataaaaaatgtataaaattattaaatattaaaataatataatataaatatttttttaaaaattaaaaaaataatatgggcAAGCCTAAAATGGACTTGGGTTAGTCTTTTGTAAATATGAGCGGGTTTGAGCAAAATTTTAAGTCCATATTTCGGGTCGGGCCAGGCTTTgacaaacataaaatatattaatatcatactTAGGCCCGACCCGACctggcccatgaacacctctacttACTCTCATTAGACAATGTTTTACTTTATTTCTGAAATAAAATTGCGTAAGGCTTAGTCCAATTGATTAATATAGCAGTCTATAGAAAAGTGACGTTCAGTAGCATTGAGATAAATTCCTTTTGTTGATGATAACTGTTAATAAGGATTTGTATAAATaactatttaatttaatcctctCATTGGAAATGTTTTACTTTATTTAAAACggtttattctttattcttatcTTTTTAGGTTACGAAATGATTGAAAGCATGATTATCGACAATCAAAGGTAAGAAAACATACATACACATTTATGATgtgtattattaatattgtttttTTGGTAAAAGTATCCAATAAAAATCATTTGAAAATACCTTTAATGCTTAATAtttaatgttatatatttatGAAATTCATCTAGCAACGCATTACTCTTTCAAAAGAAACACGATAGAGATATATCCTTGCTAATATTAATTGCTTATATTTGATGCATTGACAGTGTATTTTAGTGAATAAGATTTTAGTATGTCatcaaaagtttttaaaattaaatcatttgaTTCCATTTTTAATGATATGTCATTATTTCGTAACAATTAATAGAGTTATGCATTACAATTGCACTaatataaatcaaaatttttattctaGTTTTCTAAGGCTTAGGTGATTCGAAGTCAAATGtaaatattagatatatatatatatatatatatgtttgaaatGGGTATATGTGATTTCTAAAAAAAACTTTTTCATGTATCTAACGAGTTCTTGAAGGATCATCAATCAATACCCATATTTGGACACGTGTTATATATAAGTATCAGATAGGAGTCTTTAGAAAATAGCGTTGGAGAAACATAGCTTTGAGGTATTGAATGTTTTTGTATATTTTAACGCTCTTTTTGTTTTGTCATGGCTTTTAGGGAATCGGGCAAGATACTCAATTTGAATGTCGATGCCTTCTCGAAGATGAAAAAATTGAGATTGTTCAGAGTGCTTTGCCTCTCAAACTGTGATGAtctcaaatatctttctaatGAGCTACGACTTTTAGATTGGACAGGATATCCTTTAAGATCATTGCCTTCAAGCTTTCAACCGGACAACCTTGTCGTACTTTTCTTACCATATAGTCGCATTGAACAACTATGGAAGAGAAATAGAGTAAGAATTAAATTCATCCGATCTTTGTGTTTTagcttattttaataataataataataataataataataataataataataataataataataataataataataatgtgctTTATTATGTTTTCTCTTTTCTCTCTACTCTGTTATTGTTTGCAACAGCCCTTGTATAAGTTGAAAATAATAAGCCTTAAACGGTCCCGAAACCTCATCAAGACACCAGACTTCACAACAACCCCATATCTCGAAGTTCTGATTATGGAAGGTTGTACCAGATTAGTAGATGTTCATCCATCACTTGGACTGCTTAAGAGACTTAAACTTTTGGATTTAAGAGACTGCAAAAGTCTTAGGCTTCTTCCAATCAGAATTGGAGCAGAATCCCTTGAAACTTTAATTCTTTCGGGTTGCTCCAATCTTGCCAGGGTTCCAGAGATTGATGAGAAAATGGAACATCTAAAAACTCTTGATCTTTCTGGTTGTTATAAAGTTGAATATTTGCCAGAGAATTTGCAGCAGGCAGAATCTTTGGAAGAGCTTGACTTGAGTGAAACAGCCATAAAAGAACCACCATCCTTCATTTCTCATTTGAGAAATCTTAAAGTTTTTTCTTTCGATGGATGCAAGGGTCCGTCTAAGTTAAAAAGAAATCTCCTTTCTCTTTTCAAGGTAAGCCAAAGAGGAAGTGTTGagcattggcctgcaatgcaacatgtGGCCAGCAACTTTGCAAACAGACCAGCATTGGAGCAAAACCGAGTATAGCAGCAAGTTTTGCAGCAAGATCAGTTCATTTTAACTA
This is a stretch of genomic DNA from Gossypium arboreum isolate Shixiya-1 chromosome 11, ASM2569848v2, whole genome shotgun sequence. It encodes these proteins:
- the LOC108472074 gene encoding disease resistance protein RPV1-like, whose product is MSSLLSTSSSISRKKYDVFLSFRGEDTRKNFTDHLYNALNRNGIVTFRDDPKLKAGEEIAPELFKAIQQSWCSVIVFPETYAFSGWCLEELAEIVKQKNDKGHKVFPIFYHVDPFDLRKQKGKVEEAFAKHEERYKENKDKIQKWRNALTEVANIKGWHLHNRHESEFIGDVLKKISAKLCQTYPIVHDELVGIGLRLEKLYSKINIGEDDVRIIGICEMGGIGKTTLARIVYTQMSPHFEGTSFLADIREVANKCGLVSLQKQLLSQIFPDECFKFFDVHEGNTVISHRLSSKKVLVVLDDVDNLQHLKCFVGRRDWFGLGSRIIVTTRDENLLRSYRIDDVYKPTTLDPNDALRLFKLNAFDSDTMPKYDFIELSKHVVHYADGLPLALEVLGLFLYGRDIIQWRSTIERLKQDSNKEILDTLRISFDGLEEREKNIFLDIACFFNGEEKDMVMKVLDGCEFFPDIGIDVLIKKSLIKVSDDNKYLRMHALLQEMGRKIVEEKCVDEPGKRCRLWKERDVHHVLTKNTTCSWVELLGQVQRPTQDLGVFGESGKILNLNVDAFSKMKKLRLFRVLCLSNCDDLKYLSNELRLLDWTGYPLRSLPSSFQPDNLVVLFLPYSRIEQLWKRNRPLYKLKIISLKRSRNLIKTPDFTTTPYLEVLIMEGCTRLVDVHPSLGLLKRLKLLDLRDCKSLRLLPIRIGAESLETLILSGCSNLARVPEIDEKMEHLKTLDLSGCYKVEYLPENLQQAESLEELDLSETAIKEPPSFISHLRNLKVFSFDGCKGPSKLKRNLLSLFKVSQRGSVEHWPAMQHVASNFANRPALEQNRV